Proteins from one Bos indicus x Bos taurus breed Angus x Brahman F1 hybrid chromosome 19, Bos_hybrid_MaternalHap_v2.0, whole genome shotgun sequence genomic window:
- the FADS6 gene encoding fatty acid desaturase 6 yields MEPAGGAPRESARAEALLGELEARVQEVVRASSWWERHGVDCAILALSLLALPPGFLCLRSDSPLVFALGITILGVCHYTLTVKGSHLATHGALTESRGWSKVWTLFFVEVCTSFTAEYAKYGHVKMHHGYTNVLGLGDSSTWRLPCLNRYVYMFLAPLLIPIITPLVAVERLREVELRTALRTLGLISLGLYSQYWLLLNVSGFQSPSSALACMLITRSLLAHPYLHVNIFQHIGLPMFSPDKKPRRIHMMSLGVLNLPRLPVLDWAFGHSLISCHVEHHLFPRLSDNMCLKVKPVVSQFLHEKQLPYNEDSYLARFWLFLQRYEEFMVQTPPITELVGLQ; encoded by the exons ATGGAGCCTGCGGGGGGCGCGCCCCGGGAAAGCGCCCGGGCCGAGGCGCTGTTGGGCGAGCTGGAGGCGCGGGTGCAGGAGGTGGTGAGGGCGAGCTCGTGGTGGGAGCGCCACGGCGTGGACTGCGCCATCCTCGCGCTCAGCCTCCTCGCTTTGCCACCCG GGTTCCTGTGCCTGCGCTCTGACAGCCCCCTGGTCTTTGCCCTGGGCATCACCATCCTGGGGGTGTGCCACTACACACTGACCGTCAAGGGCAGCCACCTGGCCACTCATGGTGCCCTCACCGAGTCCAGAGGCTGGAGCAAGGTCTGGACGCTTTTCTTTGTGGAG GTATGCACGTCCTTCACTGCGGAGTACGCCAAGTATGGACACGTGAAGATGCACCACGGCTACACCAACGTGCTAGGCCTGGGGGACTCGAGCACGTGGAGGCTGCCTTGCCTCAACCGCTACGTCTACATGTTCCTCGCTCCTCTCTTGATCCCCATCATAACCCCGCTCGTGGCTGTGG AGCGGCTGAGAGAGGTGGAGCTCAGGACGGCCCTGCGGACACTGGGCCTGATCTCCCTGGGCCTTTATTCTCAATACTGGCTGCTCCTGAATGTGTCTGGCTTCCAGAGCCCCAGCTCGGCCCTGGCCTGCATGCTCATCACCAGGTCCCTGCTGGCCCACCCTTATCTCCACGTCAACATCTTCCAG CACATCGGGCTGCCCATGTTCTCCCCTGACAAGAAGCCGCGACGGATCCACATGATGAGCCTGGGGGTGCTGAACCTGCCCCGGCTGCCGGTGCTGGACTGGGCATTCGGCCACTCTCTTATCAGCTGCCACGTGGAACACCACCTCTTCCCCAGGCTCTCCGACAACATGTGCCTGAAG GTGAAGCCTGTGGTGTCCCAGTTCCTCCACGAGAAGCAGCTGCCATACAACGAGGACTCCTACCTGGCTCGCTTCTGGCTGTTTCTCCAACGCTACGAGGAGTTCATGGTGCAGACCCCTCCCATCACAGAGCTGGTGGGGCTGCAGTGA